The Xenopus tropicalis strain Nigerian chromosome 2, UCB_Xtro_10.0, whole genome shotgun sequence genome window below encodes:
- the LOC116408689 gene encoding uromodulin-like, with the protein MTVTMTIYKDPSFTDIITSDTVLVSEQTVYVSVVISQLDIISLKVLRLYVSPNSDHTVGPTYNLLENGCPNLTLSKNNLNPIQNGLGTEARFKMNLMIFYAFSSYYLFADVTICNSSCIPVWI; encoded by the exons ATGACCGTAACAATGACAATATATAAAGACCCTTCTTTTACTGATATCATCACCAGTGACACCGTCCTGGTCTCAGAACAAACTGTGTATGTCTCAGTGGTAATATCACAACTAGATATCATTTCACTTAAAGTGCTCAGACTGTATGTCTCGCCAAACTCAGATCACACCGTTGGACCAACCTACAATCTGTTGGAGAATGG gtgtCCAAATCTTACCTTGAGCAAAAACAACCTGAACCCCATTCAGAATGGCCTAGGCACAGAAGCTCGGTTTAAAATGAATCTTATGATATTCTATGCCTTCAGCAGTTACTACCTCTTTGCAGATGTTACCATCTGTAACAGCTCTTGCATACCGGTATGGATTTGA